ATCGCCAACGTGGATCCCGGCACGCGCATCATCACCCTCAAGGTGGCGCCGGCGGCGATAGATTCCAGGTACAATCCCAAATTGCGCCGCTGGGACCAGACCGGCGACGACGCCACGGCCGGGGGCGTTCGGATTCTGACCGGGCTCCACGACCTGGAGGGTGGCATTCAGGTTCAGTTTTCTGCCGCCCACTACAAGACGGGCCAATATTGGTTGATTCCCGCACGAACGGCCACCGGCGAGATCGAATGGCCACCCTTTGAGGTGCCCAACACAAGCCCGGAAGCGGTCCCTCCCTTGGGAATCCATCACCACTACTGCAGGCTGGGCATTGTGCGCCTGAAGGACAACGATCTACGAGTGATTCAGGATTGCCGTACCATCTTTCCTCCCCTGGCCTCGCCGGCACTGCGGGTCGAACGGATCAGTTGGCGGAACGACGATCTGATGAGCATTAGCAGGTTCGCCGAGGAAGGGCTGCGCATGGCTCTCAGCGGTACGCCTGATTCCCGAACCATTGACAGTTCCACGATGATCGTGACCGCGGAGGTGTCCTATCGCGAGGGAGATTCCCAGAGCGAGGTGCCGCTGAATCACAGCCTGATCCTTCACGGCAGTATCAGCGTCCACGGGAACATTATTCACTGGCAGTGGGATCAGGGCACAAATCCTGATGGTCCCAGTGGTGCCGGTTTTCTGGCTGTGAATTCGCTGGCAGCAATCCAGGATCCGCGCATCATCCGGCTTAGAGTTGTGCTAAAGGGGCACGTGGTCTGGGGTGATTTTGGCCAGCGCCGCCTCTTCCTGGATGGGCAGGCCTTCGGTCGCCCGGACCTGCGAGGAGTCGACAATTCGGTTCGCACGGCGCTGGAATTACCCAGTGGCAACGGTGAACGGGCAAGCGATTTCGAGAGCTGGTTTTTCCTGGGAACCGAGGGAGATACCCCTGAGCCGCTCCAGGTTAGGACGGTGCGTTTCATTTCTGTGAGGGAGACAGGGGAGCAGCCCAGCTCGGCCGGTGATATCAACGTGCCTCCGGTGCCCAGCGTGCCGCCGGTATTCAAGGCTGGTGAGCGTATCAACGTCGTCGAGATTGAGTTCAACAGAGCCGTCAGCCCGGAGGGCATGAAACCCAACGGTGAACCGCAGTCGATCCATGTAGACAGAGTCGACCAGGCGGGCAACCTGGACAAGATCTTTGGCGACATCCAGCTGGTGGACGAACACAAGGCGCGCTTCCTGGTCCAGGATCCCTCACGATTTCCAAAGGGTAACTTCCTCCTCACCATTCTTGGAGAGGATCGCGATGTGGATCCCGGCGTTCGTGCCCAGGATGATGGGTCCTTGCTCGATGGGGACTTCGATGACGATCCGGGCGCCGATTTCCGCCTCGAATTTCGCGCTGTGTAAATCAACCTCGGGCTAAGTTTGGGCAATCTGCTTTCCGCTTTTTCATGTGCGTATCCGTCACGCCTGCTTCTCCCTACGTCACTCCCGCAGTCATCCTCGCGAACGCAGGGAAGGCGGGAGTCCATCTATGGCTGGTCTCCTGTAGTGCTTCCCGGAAGTCAAGGGAAGTGTGGTATAATCGTCCGCCATGGACGACTCACAGAAACGACCGAACTGGCGATTGCTGGTAACTGAGCCCATGTCCGGTGCCTGGAACATGGCCATCGACGAGGCGATTGCTGAGCATGCTGGCAAGGGCGATGTGCCGATGACGCTGCGTTTTTACGCGTGGGCTCCCCCCTGTGTTTCCCTGGGCCGGCACCAACCGCTGGCCGACGTCGACGTAGAAAAATGTAGCGAGCTGGGGTACGATGTTGTTCGGCGACCTACGGGCGGTAGGGCTATCCTGCACACCGATGAGTTGACCTATTCGGTGGCGGGCCCCCAGTCCGATCCCATCCTGGCGGGCGGGGTGCTGGACAGCTACCTGCGCCTGAGTCAGGGTTTGCTGGCGGGATTGGAGGAATTGGGACTCCAGGCGGGCAAGGCGCCCGTCTCCAATCGGGCCAACGCCGACGCTGGCCCGGTCTGTTTCGAGGTGCCCAGCGCCTACGAGATCGTGGTTGGCGGGAAAAAGTTAGTGGGCAGTGCCCAGAGCCGTCGCCAGGGGTGGGTGCTCCAGCACGGTACGCTGCCCCTCGGCGGTGATATCACGCGTCTGGTGGATGTTCTTGACATAAAATACAGTAGTGAACGGTTGGCTTTGAAGCGTATCCTGGCGGATAGGGCCACTACCGTTGGCGCGGTGCTGGAAGGAGGGGTCGGGTTCCAGCGGGCAGCCGAGGCCATGAGCAGGGGATTCGAGAGTGGGGTGGCCATTGAGCTGACGCCGGGGCTGTTAAGCGATGAGGAGTGGGGCACTGCGGAACGAATCTGGCAGGAGAAGTACGCCAGCGATGATTGGACAGGGCGATTCTGAAGGATGTCATCATCTTTCAAAATCGAAGGGTTGACCCCCCAACAACGCCAGAGATCACCCATATGATCCAGATCATGGTCACGGCTGGCGATGCATTCTATGACATGGTCTACGGCTACGACGGCACTGGCAACCTGGTAAACAAGGCTGGCACTACGCTGGACTACTTCCCCCATGGGACAGCACAGCCCCATGCCGTGCAGTCGGACGGCACCCATGTGTATGAGTATGACCAGAACGGCAACATGGTGGCACAGCGGCTGAGCGGGGGTGGCAGCGCGATTGCCACCTACACCTGGACGGCGGACAACTGGCTGGCCAGTGTGGACATGCAAGGGCAAGGGGTATCCAGCTTCAGAC
Above is a genomic segment from Chloroflexota bacterium containing:
- a CDS encoding biotin/lipoate A/B protein ligase family protein gives rise to the protein MDDSQKRPNWRLLVTEPMSGAWNMAIDEAIAEHAGKGDVPMTLRFYAWAPPCVSLGRHQPLADVDVEKCSELGYDVVRRPTGGRAILHTDELTYSVAGPQSDPILAGGVLDSYLRLSQGLLAGLEELGLQAGKAPVSNRANADAGPVCFEVPSAYEIVVGGKKLVGSAQSRRQGWVLQHGTLPLGGDITRLVDVLDIKYSSERLALKRILADRATTVGAVLEGGVGFQRAAEAMSRGFESGVAIELTPGLLSDEEWGTAERIWQEKYASDDWTGRF
- a CDS encoding DUF6519 domain-containing protein; the protein is MKGDFSRNTFDPKKHYSNVLMQQGRVHLDADWNEQQAIVTCRVETEARDVIGKCGGPLGGAGFGLVAKPDGTLVIGKGRYYVDGILCKNEQDAAYKDQPDLHEPPDIPSLLKEADTALGIVYLDVWKRHITALDDRLIREVALGGPDTATRVQTVWQVKVLPVQSAGDSSELQELIEVRKELLQMLMELEEAGAGADQIAEVKAKIEEVEAAIIASLGRKSCADSFPEWTDLISPPEGKLTAQTTVADDDDNPCLLPPSAGYQRLENQLYRVEVHRPGPRGQATFKWSRENGSVVTPIEKFNGKEVTVTSVGPDAVLGFSNEQWVEVIDDKRELDGAPGQLVQIANVDPGTRIITLKVAPAAIDSRYNPKLRRWDQTGDDATAGGVRILTGLHDLEGGIQVQFSAAHYKTGQYWLIPARTATGEIEWPPFEVPNTSPEAVPPLGIHHHYCRLGIVRLKDNDLRVIQDCRTIFPPLASPALRVERISWRNDDLMSISRFAEEGLRMALSGTPDSRTIDSSTMIVTAEVSYREGDSQSEVPLNHSLILHGSISVHGNIIHWQWDQGTNPDGPSGAGFLAVNSLAAIQDPRIIRLRVVLKGHVVWGDFGQRRLFLDGQAFGRPDLRGVDNSVRTALELPSGNGERASDFESWFFLGTEGDTPEPLQVRTVRFISVRETGEQPSSAGDINVPPVPSVPPVFKAGERINVVEIEFNRAVSPEGMKPNGEPQSIHVDRVDQAGNLDKIFGDIQLVDEHKARFLVQDPSRFPKGNFLLTILGEDRDVDPGVRAQDDGSLLDGDFDDDPGADFRLEFRAV